From the genome of Nicotiana sylvestris chromosome 2, ASM39365v2, whole genome shotgun sequence, one region includes:
- the LOC138885452 gene encoding intracellular protein transport protein USO1-like, with product MSAPPGKWDEQSTARPPLFNGQYYSWWKNRMKDHIIREDYELWDIVTNGHLATIMKNEEGVVVLKTRADCTAEDLKNWEKNAKAKKWLVYGLGPDEYSRIQSCTTAKEIWDTLQVAHEGTPQVKRSRGTLLYSQYENFTMKEGETIQEMYTRFTTLTNELKSLGRIILEEDKVEKILTRVLPVSWESKITAIQESNNIATLRLDELIGNLTAYELRRKTMKMDTPKKKRTLALRIAEGSDLEDDEMAMITREFKKYLMRGKGSSRERAERRNRKKEQVQPKRNKSSTKAMVAAWGETSDEDSEDETEEEQALMAIKESDDEQEVSILHLKNKIKFLSKEKLAELLLDFIDESEIINNEKEVLSRECVILKAKCKSLESRDNESDNTNSKLKNQVLELDNSVLELRSENLKLKLGTGKKKVDNTYITLEENLGKMKDELYKKDELIKVLKEDIGKVKHELDRTCKWNKASDALSWLQEHHSSNKRGLGYETQAPKWDSRSKYLTLPKNKICTHCGKADHYKNECNAKEKASQKNKVFVQEKNKLPGWVQVKGRSQIWYMYSGCSKYMIGNKDQFLSLEDLKGGNVSFGNRKKGEIIGVGKGKRVNNIYIVDLSTLSENELTCLSVLGYLISSSRKTKFVRHVEGGSRGGKKYVMVLVDDYSRFTWVLFLTSKDETFDMFIAFVRKTQKQLGNQLASIRTPQQNGVVKRKNRTLEDMARTMLLSSKLPHSFWAKAINTACYIINRCMTRPPVEKTPYELLKGRKPNISHLRAFGCKCYTHYNGKDSLVFDETNILSERQEHEDKAIGLGNLTGGTNQGEIESNPLEELVHEHVPQQQNMGETSSKNQLVVKTHKYQSSHPIENIITDPTFGVKTRSQLKNLCAFDAFLSLIEPKNVVEALQDADWVNAMQYELN from the exons atgagtgcacccCCTGGGAAATGGGACGAGCAATCCACTGCCAGGCCTCCACTGTTCAATGGAcagtactactcttggtggaagaacaggatgaaggATCACATCATaagagaagactatgaactctgggacatagtcactaaTGGTCATTTGGCAACTATAATGAAAAATGAGGAAGGAGTGGTTGTGTTAAAGACAAgggctgactgcactgctgaagacctAAAAAATTGGGAGAAaaatgctaaggccaagaaatggcttgtgtatggactaggtccagatgagtacagtaggatccaaagttgtactactgccaaggagatatgggacactttgcaagtggctcatgaaggaacacctcaagtgaaaagATCCAGAGGAACACttctatattctcaatatgagaattttactatgaaggaaggagaaactatccaagagatgtatactaGGTTCActacactgacaaatgaacttaagtcccttggaaggattattcttgaagaagacaaggttgagaaaatcctgacaagggttctgccagtctcatgggaaagcaaaatcacagCCATTCAGGAATCTAATAATATTGCTACTCTCAGactggatgaactgattggaaatcttactgcttatgaactgagaaggaaaaccatgaagatggatacaCCCAAGAAGAAGAGAACCCTAgctctcagaattgctgaaggttcagatctTGAAGATGATGAGATGGCTATGATCACTAGAGAattcaaaaagtacctgatgagaggaaagggttcttcaagag aaagggctgaacgaaggaacaggaagaaggaacaggttcaaccaaaaaggaacaaaagTTCAaccaaggctatggttgctgcttggggagaaacttCAGATGAAGATTCGGAAGATGAAACTGAAGAAGAGCAAGCACTGATGGCCATCaaagaatcagatgatgaacaagaggtaagtatccttcatctcaaaaataagattaaatttttgtctaaagaaaagtTGGCTGAGCTActactagacttcattgatgagtctgagataattaacaatgagaaagaAGTTCTatctagggaatgtgtgatcctaaaagcaaAATGCAAAAGTCTAGAGTCTAGGGATAATGAGAGTGATAACACAAATTctaagttgaagaaccaggttcttgaacttgataacagtgtcctagaacttaggtctgaaaacttaaaactgaaactaggaacaggaaagaagaaagtTGATAACACATATATCACTCTAGAAGAAAActtgggaaaaatgaaagatgaattgtataagaaagatGAACTCATCAAAGTCCTGAAGGAAGATATAGGAAAGGTGAAacatgaactagatagaacttgcaagtggaacaaggcttctgatgcactctctTGGCTGCAAGAGCATCatagtagcaacaaaagaggacttggctatgagACTCAAGCTCCAAAATGGGACTCTagaagcaagtacctcactcttcctaaaaataaaatctgcacacactgtggcaaggctgaccattacaaaaatgaatgtaatgcaaaagaaaaggccagtcaaaagaacaaagtctttgttcaagagaaaaacaagctgCCTGGATGG gtccaagtgaaaggGAGAAGCCAAATATGGTATATgtatagtggctgctcaaaataTATGATTGGGAACAaggaccagttcctttcacttgaggacttaaaaggaggtaatgtctcattTGGTAATagaaagaaaggtgagatcattggggttggaaag ggaaaaagagttaacaatatttacattgtagatttgtctactctctcagaaaatgaactcacttgtttAAGTGTGTTG ggttacctaatatcaagttcaaggaagacaaagtttgtaagGCATGTggaagggggaagcag aggtggaaagaaatatgtaatggtgcttgtcgatgattattctagatttacctgggttcTATTTCTAACCTCCAAAGATGAAACATTCGACATGTTTATTgcatttgttagaaaaactcagaaacaattaggaaatcaacttgcatccattag gacccctcaacaaaatggagtagttaaAAGGAAGAATAGAACTTTGGAGGATATGGCTAGAACCATGCTGCTTTCTAGTAAATTGCCCCACAGCTTCTGGGCAAAGGCcataaacactgcatgttacataatcaatagatgcatgaccaGACCTCcggtagagaagactccctatgagttacttaaagggagaaaaccaaacatatcccatcttagggcatttggttgCAAGTGCTATACGCActataatggaaaagactccctag tatttgatgaaactaacattctttctgagagacaggaacatgaagataaagccattggattg ggcaacctgacagggggaactaatCAAGGAGAAATTGAATCAAACCCCCTAGAGGAACTTGTTCATGAacatgttcctcagcaacagaacatgggagagaCATCTAGCaaaaaccagttggttgtgaaaactcacaagtatcaaagttctcatcccattgagaacattatTACTGATCCAACAtttggagtcaaaactagatcacagctaaagaatttgtgtgcttttgatgctttcctatctcttattgaacctaaaaatgttgttgaggctttgcaagatgcagattgggtgaatgcaatgcaatatGAACTCAACTAa
- the LOC104226319 gene encoding uncharacterized protein — MVDEGHAGINSTSLTWDWRNKYIEYLKNGKLPLDYKELRALRIKVARFTLDEDGTLYRRTFDGPLAVSLGPGDTYYVLGEIHEGTCGNHSSADSLICKIVRAGYYWDNMEKDIKEFIRKCDKCQRCSIEDVKKTPQHEDLSS, encoded by the exons ATGGTCGATGAGGGTCATGCCGGGATAAATTCTAcaagtttaacttgggattggaggaacaaatatATTGAATATTTAAAGAATGGAAAGCTCCCATTGGACTATAAAGAGTTGAGGGCCCTACGAATCAAAGTTGCTCGGTTCACattggatgaagatggaacattatacagaagGACATTTGATGGACCATTGGCGGTATCGTTAGGGCCCGGGGACACCTATTATGTTTTAGGAGAGATCCATGAAGGCACTTGTGGAAACCACTCCAGCGCCGATTCTTTGATTTGCAAAATCGttagagcagggtattactgggaTAACATGGAAAAAGACATTAAGGAGTTTAttcgaaaatgtgataaatgtcaaag gtgttcgatcgaagacGTCAAGAAAACTCCTCAACACGAAGACCTTAGTTCTTaa